TTCTTCCTTAAAGAAATTTGTCAGTGTTTCCCGTATTGAAAGCGTCCCGTGCAGGATGCCGGTATATCCCGGCCTTTTTGAAAAAGACGGAAATTATCTGAGAAAAGAGCCCGGGCTTTATCCCGATGTCCTCGTTCCCGCACATGAAGGAGAAATTATCTCCGTTCCGGTCGGCCAGATCTGTTCTCTCTGGATCGACGTAAATGCCGGACTTGATACCATGCCCGCCGGTGAGCATCCGATAGAAATTATTCTTCTGTCCGATAACGGCGAACAGATAAAAACCGAAAAAATCACGCTCAGGATAATTCCCGCCCTTTTACCCGAAAGCGATATGGCGGTTACGCAATGGTTTCACTGCGACAGCCTCGCGGCTTATTACAATGTGCGTCCGTTTTCCGAAAAGCATTGGCGCATAATCAGAAATTATATAAAAACAGCCGTAAAAAACGGAATCAACACGATTCTCACTCCGGTTTTTACTCCGCCGCTTGATACGGAGCCCGGAGGAGAACGCATGACCGTTCAGCTTGTCGGAGTGAAATGCTCCTCCGATCCCGCCGAAGGCGGTGCAGAATACGAATTCGATTTTTCTTTGCTTGGTCGCTGGATCGATATGTGCCTTGACTGCGGCGTCGAATATTTTGAGATATCGCATTTCTTCACGCAATGGGGCGCTCTTCACGCGCCGAAGATTGTCGCCGGGTTTACTTCCGGAGGTAAAACGGTCAGTAAGCGCATTTTCGGATGGGATACCGACGCGCACGGCGACGAATACGGCCGGTTTCTCCGCGCGTTTCTTTCCGCTCTTATTCCGTATTTGAAATCCCGCGGAGTCGATAAAAAATGCGTCTATCATATATCCGACGAGCCGTCCGCAAACGATCTTGACAACTATATCAAATCAAAGGCTCAGCTCGGCGGGCTTCTCGACGGCTATACAATTATTGACGCGCTTTCCAATTATACATTTTATGAATCCGGCGCGGTGAAAACTCCCGTTCCGGCCAATGATCATATAAAGCCGTTTATCGAAGGCGGTGTAAAGAACCTTTGGACATATTATTGCTGCGGACAGAATTATCGCGTTTCAAACCGGTTTATTGATATGCCCTCCGCCCGCAACCGCATAATCGGCACGCAGTTTTATAAATATGATATCGCGGGATTTTTACAGTGGGGGTATAATTTTTACTTCACACATCTCTCGCGCCGCCCGGTAAATCCCTTCCAGGTGACCGACGGCGACTTCTGGGTGCCCTCCGGCGACGCTTTTTCGGTATATCCCGCTTCTGACGGAACAACGCTTGAATCGGTCAGGCTTGCGGTTTTTCAAAACGCGCTTCAGGATATGCGCGCCATGAAGCTTCTCGGGACCTTTGTCGGAAAAGACAAGGTAATCGGGCTTATCGAAGAGGGGCTCGCTTCTCCGATCGAATTCGACAGCTATCCGCACGGCGCAGAATATATTCTCTCGATGCGCGAAACGCTCAACGCCGAAATCGAGAAGCATTTGAATAAGTGATAAAAAGAATGCCAAGTTAATAATAACAAAAATTGTCACCGGAATATGCGTGCTTTTGCATATTCCGGCGATTCTTCATTATAAAGCTTTAGTTTTTGGTAACTTTTTCAGCTGCGCTCCGCTTTCGTTTTCCCGTCTTCATAGGAAACCGTGATTTTATCACCGGAGGTGATTTTGCCTTCAAGGATATCCGTGGAAAGCGTGTCCTCAACACGTTTTTGGATAGCGCGTTTGAGAGGACGCGCTCCGTAGACGGGATCAAAGCCCTCGGCAGCAAGCTCGCTCACAAGCGTTTCATCAAAGACGAGTTCGATGGCGTTATTCAGCTTCATCCTCTCTCCGACTTCATTGAGCAGCTTGCGGGTAATTGCGCGGATGTTATCCTCGCTGAGACGGTTAAATATGACTATCTCGTCCACGCGGTTTAAAAATTCTGGGCGGAACAGCTCCTTTAACGCCTTGCTGATGCTTTCCGCGTCACGTTTTGCGGTATCCGCGGCTTTTTCAGAGAGCGAGGCGGTGGTGAAGCCGGAGGCTTTCAAAGCGGGAAGATCGCTTGTACCAGCGTTTGAGGTCATTATTACGACCGAATTTTTGAAATCAACGGTACGTCCGTGGGAATCTGTGAGAATGCCGTCGTCGAGAATCTGCAGAAGCAGATTGAATACGTCGGGATGAGCTTTTTCGATTTCGTCGAACAGTATCACGGAATAAGGATTACGGCGGATCTTTTCGGTAAGCCGGCCGCCGTCGTCAAATCCGACATATCCCGGAGGCGAACCGATAAGTTTTGAAATGCTGTGCTTTTCCATGAATTCCGACATATCAATTCTAATAAGCTTATTCTGATCGCCGAACAGAACCTCCGCGAGAGCCTTTGAAAGCTCTGTCTTGCCGACGCCGGTGGGACCGCAGAATATAAAGCTGCCCGTAGGACGTTTGGGATCGGAAAGCCCTGTACGGCTGCGTCTGATCGCGCGGGCGACCGCGGAAACAGCGTCGTCCTGACCGATCACGCGCCGCTTAAGTTCTTCCTCAAGGCCAAGAAGCTTTTCAGAGTCGCTTTTCAAAAGACGCGCGACAGGAATTTTTGTCCATTGAGTTATAATTTCCGCTATGTCGTTTTCGTCTATGAAGTTTTTTGCGCTGTTGGCTTCTTCAAAAGCCTTCTTTTTAGCTTCGAATTCATCCGACAGCTTTTTTTTCTGCTCAAGCAGCTCCTTGGCTTTCTCATAGCTTTCGGATTTAACGGCTGAGCTTTTCTGAACCTCAAGCTCGTCGATCTGTTTTTGAAGTCCGGCTATATCCTCGGGCAGCGCTCCGTTTTTAATACGGATGCGGCTTTGCGCTTCGTCTATCAGGTCGATGGCTTTATCAGGGAGAAATCTGTCGCTGATATAGCGTTTTGAAAGCCTTACGGCGGCAGAAATCGCTCCGTCAGTGATCTTGATCTTATGATGCGCTTCGTATTTCGGCTTAAGGCCGTTAATAATGGCTATGGATTCTTCTTCGGTCGGTTCGCCGACGAGAACAGATTGAAATCTGCGTTCAAGCGCGGCATCTTTTTCAATAGTACGGTATTCGTTGAGTGTAGTCGCGCCGATAACCTGCATTTCGCCTCTTGCGAGAGCGGGCTTTAGAATATTGGCGGCATCCATCGCGCCTTCGGCCGCGCCGGTGCCGACGAGGGTGTGTATTTCATCAATGAAAAGTATGACGTCTCCGGCTTTAATGACCTCGTCGATCACGGCCTTTATTCTTTCCTCAAATTCGCCGCGGTATTTGCTTCCGGCGACTGCCGCCGCCATGTCAAGCGCGACGACGCGCTTTCCGCTGAGCGTTTCGGGCACCGCGCCGGATGCGATGCGCTGAGCAAGTCCTTCCGCGATCGCGGTTTTGCCGACTCCCGGTTCTCCTATCAAACAGGGATTGTTTTTCGTACGGCGCGACAGGATCTGAATTACACGGCAGAGCTCGGTTTCGCGTCCGATGAGCGGATCAAGCTTGTTTTCCTTTGCCAGAGCGGTGAGGTCGCGCCCGAATTTATCGAGAGTGGGTGTTTTTGTGTTTTTTTTCTGCGCTTTTGTGTTTGTTTTGCCTGTGTCGGCTCGTCCATCTGAAGGAATTTCAGATTCGGAGCTTTCCTGACCGTCAAATTCGGAATTCCCGTAAAACCTCGACTTTATTTCATTGACGATCATTTCGGCGGTGATATTTTCATCCGAAAGGATTTTTACCGCGAGAGAATCGCTTTCACCTACGAGAGAGAGCAAAATATGATATGTGTCGACAGCTTCCGCGCCCTCACGCGATGCCCAATAAGCCGCGTTTTTAATAATACGATCGGCGCGCGGTGTTATCTGGGTTATGTTGGTGTCGGTTTTTTCGCCTTTTCCGGCATAGGATTCTGTGCGGCTTTTGATATCGTCGATATCTCCGCCTAGCGAGGATATGATCTCCGCCGCTGCGCATCCCAGATTTGTCATAAGCCCGATCAGGATATGTTCGCTGCCAATATAGTCGTGCCCCATTTCAGAAGCTGCCTTTGCTGCCGAATTCAACGCTTCCGCGGCTTCGGGAGTGAATTTATAATTATACATGGATTTTCACCTCTTTATTAGTTTGGAATTTAAATAATTACCGCAAAAAGGCTTATTTAAATGCCGTTTAATTACTGATAGTTTATGATTGATTCAGAACGTCTCTTAGCTTGTCCGCTCTGATACTGTCGCGTACTGACGGACGCTCTGCTTCGCGGTCCGCAAGAGCGAGGTGAGCCGGCATCAGATTTGTAATAAGCTTGTCTGCTTCTGCGTATGAGCACATATTATCCAGCCCGATTTCACGTCCCATACGTATGCAGGAATATATATCGGAAAGCTCTGCGGACGAAATGCGCCGTGCGAATTTAGCGGTGCCGAGAGCGCGGTATATCCTGTCCTCTGTTGCGGCCTGAGTATGCTTGATGAGCGATGTCCGTTCACGGCGTTCGCTTTCTATTATACGTCTTGCTATGTTTTCAAACCACGTTATTATTTCGCTTTCGCTTCGTCCGGCGGAGGAACGGTTGGAGATCTGATAAAGCATTCCCCACGCTTCAGAGCCTTCTCCATAAATGCCTCTTATGAGGCAACCGGTTTTATCAATGGCATCTATAAGCGAATTGATTTTGCCGGACATAGTAAGAGAGGGCAGGTGGAGCATTGCCGAAATGCGGAACGCGCAGCCCAGATTTGTAGGACAGGCTGTCAGATAACCCAGCTTTTCGTCGAAGGCTATGGTGAGCTTTTCGGAGATCATATCGTCTGCTTTTCCGGCTGCTTCGTATGCGGAAGCGATATCAAAGCCCGGAACGATCGCCTGTATTCGCATGTGATCCTCTTCATTTACCATAACGGAGAGCTTCACACCCGATGCCGAATCGGCATTCTTTGCTTCGATCAGCATTCCGTCTGCGGCCTGCGCGAAGTCGGGGCTTGAAAGATGGCTTTCGACATAGCTCAAGCGTTCGATTTCGGAGAGCTTTGAAAAATCAATAAATGAGAATTTATCCGGATTGAAAACCGCGCGTATTTTTTCGATCACTGAAGCTTTTCCTGCCTTGTCAAGTCTTTGCGGAAACGGCGTGTTTTCCAGATTCCGCGCAAGGCGAACTCTTGTTGAAATGACGACATCGGAATCTTTTTTGTTTGAGTTTGTATTCTGCTCTTTTGAATCAAAATTATCTGACATATGAATTATCTCCTTTGTGTTATGATGGCGGATGTTTTATGGGGCTTCGCTCCGTTCCCCGCTTAAGGACTCTTTAAAAAGCGTTTTATTAACTCGATATTTAAATAATTATCGTTTTAAATAATAATCCCTTAAAATTTCATTTGGGGATCTTGAGTTTCTTGACAGGCTTCTTTTCAAAGAAGCCGCGCGTCCTTTTATATTATTTACCTTCGTTTTCGATTGAACGGATTTCGTCGCGGAGCTTCGCGGCTGATTCATAATCCTCGTCGGCGATGGCTTTTTTTATTTTTGCCTTGAGCTCTGAAAGCTTCTGAGCGTTTTTATTTTCAGAGGTGGCAGGCTGTTGTTTTACTTCTGCTTTCTTTTCTCCGCGTCTTAAAAAGCTGAGCGGCCTTTTACCCTTGTGTTCGCCCTTTGTCAGTGAATTTGTGTCAAGATACTCAGAGAAGAAGCTGTAACAATTGCCGCAGCCGAATCTGCCGGAATTCGTTATATCTGAAATCGTCGAATGACATACGGGGCAGGCGGCGCCGGGGCCTTTGAGCGCGTGGGCCGTAGACTGGTCAGAAAGCTTGTTTGTGCCGAACATTGGCAATCCGAAAAACGAATCGGAGAAAAAGTTGTCGAAGATAGAAGCAAACGCGGGCTTGAAGTTGAATGCGTTTTTAATACCAAGCTTTTCGGCGCATTCAGAGCAAAGATTGCGCTCTTCTGTTTTTCCGTTGATTGTCTGTTTGTAATAAACGTTGGCGGTATTCTTGCCGCACTCGTCGCAAATAATGTTTTTCATAATAATAATCTCCTTTATATAAATTGTTTAAATTTGTTTTGGATTTTTACATTGCCGCGAGCCGCAGGATCACCGAGCGAAGCACGCAGGCTCTTACTGATGAACGCGTTTCTTTCTGAAGCGTATCCATCGCCCGTTCACTCATGACTGACAGGAGCAAAGCGGCCTCGCGCTCTGTGATGATCTCATCTTGCATAAGATGAAGGATGAAGGCGCGGGCTTCATCATATTCGATTGAATCACCAACTGCGCTGTATACATGCATCAGATACTGCGCCTTGTCCAGATGAACGCGTGTGATTCGGATGAATCCGCCGCCTCCTCGCCTTGATTCGACTATATAGCCTTTCTGCGGAGTGAACCGTGAGGTTATTACATAATTGATCTGGCTCGGGACGCATCCCATTCTGGTGGCGAGCTCATTGCGCCCTATTTCAAGCGTACCGTCGGAATCGTTCAACATTTCTTCTATCAGACGCGCTATCTGTTCTGATAATATCATTTGATAATCGCTCGCTTTCTTTTGCGTTTGACTTTGACTTTCTTTGACCTTGGTTATATGATACCACCATATATATAAAAACGCAAAGTCAATAAAGGTCAAAGAAAGTCAAAGCCAGCCTACTGATCCCGGAAAACCGGACTGAAGCTTATTATTTCTCACCGAATCTCATTTTTCCTCAGCTTTTTGTTGATTTTCATGTAAGTTTATTCTATACTGGTGTTATTGAAACAAATCGAAAGGTCAGAAGCTAATCGGATAAATATGAGGATGAGAAAAAAGAAGCACGGCGAAGAACGGATTGCGGCCTGTTCGGACATCATGTGCGTTACGCCGGAGGAAAACCGCGGAAAGTGGCGGCAATACTTGGAGAATAAATGCGGACGGCCTCTTCCGAGAGGCATTGAGCTGGAAATCGGGTGCGGCAAGGGCGCGTTTATCGCCGCGACCGCCGCAAAAAATAATAACACAGGTTATGTCGCGCTGGAACTTGTGAGGGATGTTCTCATCCTTGCCATGGAAAAGGTTATGGCGGAAGGAACGGACAATATCGTTTTTTCAAATTGTAACGCCGAATTTTGTGAAAAGTTTTTCGCGCCGGGAGAAATTTCGCGGATATATTTGAATTTTTCAGATCCCTGGCCTAAAAAAAAGCACGCAAAACGTCGTCTGACCGCGCCTGCCTTCCTCACTGCCTACCGCAATATGCTTTCAACCGGGGGAGAGATACGCATGAAGACGGATAACGCCGCGCTTTTTGAATTTTCTCTCGAAACCCTTCCGCAAAACGGATTTGATATATTATTCAGTACAAACGACCTGCATAATTCCGCCCTTGCCCCGGATAATATTATGACCGAATATGAAAAGAATTTTTCAGAAGCCGGAAATAAAATTAATATGCTCATCGCCAAAAGATCAGGTTAAACGGGGACGACGGGCTTCATGAAAGGAGCCGAAAAAATGAAGACATTTAAAATCAACAATAACGATGCGGGGCAGAGGCTCGATAAATTCGTGCAGAAATCGACATCGGCGCTTCCTACGTCGCTTTTATATAAATATATCAGGCAAAAGCGAATAAAGGTTAACTCAAAACGCGCGGAAATTTCTTTGAAGCTATGCGAGGGCGACATTGTCGACATGTATATCCCGGAAGAATTTTTCGCCCCGGCCGACGATAGCTATAAAAGTCTGAAGCCTCATCTGGATATCGTTTATGAGGACGAAAATATACTGATAGTCAACAAGCCCTGCGGAATGTCGTGCCATCCCGATGAGGAGCAGACCACCGCGACGCTGATAGACTTTATTAAGGCATACCTTTTTCGCTCAGGCGCTTATGTTCCGGATTCGGAGGCGTCGTTTGCCCCGGCACTGTGCAACAGGATCGACAGGAACACCTGCGGAATCGTCATATGCGCTAAAAACTCTGCCGCTTTACGCGAGCTCAACAGGCTCATTAAAGAACGGCGTGTGGTGAAAAAATATCTTGCGCTTATCCACGGCAAGCCCAAAAGCAATCACATGACGCTTACGCATTATCTGAAGAAAAACGCTTCGGAAAAGCTCGTAAAGGTATACACAACGCCGGATTCCGGCGGACTTATTGCGATTACGGAGCTTTTTTTATTAAGATACGACAAAGAAAAGGACATTTCGCTTCTGGAGCTTATTCTGCATACCGGCAGAACGCATCAGCTCCGCGCACAGCTCGGATTCGTCGGTCTGCCGATGGTCGGCGACGGTAAATACGGCATAAACCGCGAGGACGCGCGCGCCGGATACGATCATCAGGCGCTCTGTGCATATTATTTAAAGCTGCTCCCGGAGCAAGGCGACCTGCTTTATTACCTCGGCGGGCGTGAATTCACTGTCGTCGCCGATGACAGATTCACAATGTAAATAGATAAAAGCAAAAACGGCATATACGGAATGTAGGAGCGTCCGTTTTATCATAAATTAAAGAGGATTGATTTTAAACCAATGAAAATGCGCGGTATTTGCCCGTAAAAAGGCAGATACCGCGCTGATTCTATTGCGGATATATCAGGTTTTGGTGGCGAAGTTAGCCGTAGAAGCGAAAATTTTTTCCTTACCCTATCAGCACTCCTCCGGTTTCGCATCTGAATGCGTCTCCCGGCTTTATATCGGCGTAATATTCCGATTCTCCGTCGCGGATCTTTGTTTTACCGCCCATTCCGCGGCTTTTTTCGCCGCGTTCCCAGGATGTATCCTGAAGAGCGAACGGCATATCCGAAACAAAGCTTATACGATTGCCGCCGGATTTTATTTCGTTCATGTAATATGACGAGGGCTTTTCGTAATCGTCGGAGGATATCACAGCCACTCTGCCGGAAAGCAATGAAGCTTCGGGCATTTCGCCCGCAATTTCAATTTCAATATGTCCGGAAGTATAGTCAACCTCGGTAATGGTTCCGTTATAATATGGATTTTCATGCTCCGGAGTTATAAAATCACCCGCTCGCGCTATGGTATATCCGTATGCCTCGGCGTATACAAGCCTGCCGGATTTATACCTGAAGAGCGCGAAAAGCGCGTCTGTCGTATATTCCGTTCCGGAGATATCGGAAAACGAAGCTTTACAGGAGCTGTCATGGCATGAAATGACGATGTCTTTGTATTCGCCGCTCTTGTATTCAACTTCACATCCGACCGGAGCGAAGCAGGGTGTGTTTTTATTAAATGACGCATTTATTAGTTGCAGCGGCTTTACGCGCGAAATAAACCGGCTGCCTTTATATGGCTCGAGAATATGGGCAAACACACATTTTTCGTTTTTTGCTTTTGTTGTCTTGCGGTGCATTACATAAGGAACCCAAGGCGATTTTCCACGCTCGAAGCCTCCCATTTCGCCATACGCCCTTATGAGCTTCTCTTCGGAGGCATCATTGGGTACAGATATCTCCGATACGGCCAGTCCTACCTCAGAAGCATGACGGAAATTCCATTCCGCTCTGTGCTCTTCATCTATGTTCGCCTCTGCGTCTGCTTTCATCCAGGCGTAATCCGGCGCGGAATACAGCGTGACATCTTTTCCGGCAAGCGTTCCGGAAAGCTTTTCCCTTTTTTTTATTCCGGAAAACCGGATGTTTTTAAAATCCAGCCCGATACCCGAGGTGTTGTAATCGTAAAAGCTTCCGCCGTCGGCATACGCGAAATCGGCCGCAAAGGCGTTTTCACCGTCAGGCGCGGTTATGAGCGCCGCGGTGCGTCCGTAAAAGCATCCGGGATACGCTCCGGAGTTTTCCATCGATGACAGCTTCACGCGGCTGCCATCGATATGCGCTTTCAGCGAGGAATATGAGCGGCATTGGCTCTTTCCGTCGATAATGACCACCATACAGGCGCCGGAGCTTTGCTCCCATTCATGCCATTTTGAATCGGCCCATGTATAAGGATATCCGCCTCCGCCCGCCAGCAGATGATATCCGTACGCGCCGAGCCACAGCCCGAGCTTGTCGCCGTGGTCATGCGGAGCGGACGGCTGGCCGTACATAATAAGATGCTTTGTGTTTTCAAGACTTGTTCCCGAGCGAAGTATGCTTGTCTGCGAATCCTCTAGAAGCACTGATTCCGGAACGCCCGCGTCTTCCGATTTAAGCTTGTATATACCGCTGTCCGGAGCGCACGCAAGCAGCAGCATTGTTTCGTTTATAGAAGCGGAATCAAGGTTATCCAGTGATTCTACGCTTTTTACTCTTTCGCTCTCAAGCTCCTCCGGAGTATAACCTGACAGCGCGACAGCAATCATCCGTTTCAGATTTTCGTTGTGTGTCCTCGTGTACAC
The Oscillospiraceae bacterium genome window above contains:
- a CDS encoding DUF4091 domain-containing protein, with protein sequence METSSASLLSVMTSSLEKCFVDGNIADYPRVRKLSGFQNERLCFTLALSESSAAFGARRVLRYRLRSSLKKFVSVSRIESVPCRMPVYPGLFEKDGNYLRKEPGLYPDVLVPAHEGEIISVPVGQICSLWIDVNAGLDTMPAGEHPIEIILLSDNGEQIKTEKITLRIIPALLPESDMAVTQWFHCDSLAAYYNVRPFSEKHWRIIRNYIKTAVKNGINTILTPVFTPPLDTEPGGERMTVQLVGVKCSSDPAEGGAEYEFDFSLLGRWIDMCLDCGVEYFEISHFFTQWGALHAPKIVAGFTSGGKTVSKRIFGWDTDAHGDEYGRFLRAFLSALIPYLKSRGVDKKCVYHISDEPSANDLDNYIKSKAQLGGLLDGYTIIDALSNYTFYESGAVKTPVPANDHIKPFIEGGVKNLWTYYCCGQNYRVSNRFIDMPSARNRIIGTQFYKYDIAGFLQWGYNFYFTHLSRRPVNPFQVTDGDFWVPSGDAFSVYPASDGTTLESVRLAVFQNALQDMRAMKLLGTFVGKDKVIGLIEEGLASPIEFDSYPHGAEYILSMRETLNAEIEKHLNK
- a CDS encoding ATP-dependent Clp protease ATP-binding subunit; this encodes MYNYKFTPEAAEALNSAAKAASEMGHDYIGSEHILIGLMTNLGCAAAEIISSLGGDIDDIKSRTESYAGKGEKTDTNITQITPRADRIIKNAAYWASREGAEAVDTYHILLSLVGESDSLAVKILSDENITAEMIVNEIKSRFYGNSEFDGQESSESEIPSDGRADTGKTNTKAQKKNTKTPTLDKFGRDLTALAKENKLDPLIGRETELCRVIQILSRRTKNNPCLIGEPGVGKTAIAEGLAQRIASGAVPETLSGKRVVALDMAAAVAGSKYRGEFEERIKAVIDEVIKAGDVILFIDEIHTLVGTGAAEGAMDAANILKPALARGEMQVIGATTLNEYRTIEKDAALERRFQSVLVGEPTEEESIAIINGLKPKYEAHHKIKITDGAISAAVRLSKRYISDRFLPDKAIDLIDEAQSRIRIKNGALPEDIAGLQKQIDELEVQKSSAVKSESYEKAKELLEQKKKLSDEFEAKKKAFEEANSAKNFIDENDIAEIITQWTKIPVARLLKSDSEKLLGLEEELKRRVIGQDDAVSAVARAIRRSRTGLSDPKRPTGSFIFCGPTGVGKTELSKALAEVLFGDQNKLIRIDMSEFMEKHSISKLIGSPPGYVGFDDGGRLTEKIRRNPYSVILFDEIEKAHPDVFNLLLQILDDGILTDSHGRTVDFKNSVVIMTSNAGTSDLPALKASGFTTASLSEKAADTAKRDAESISKALKELFRPEFLNRVDEIVIFNRLSEDNIRAITRKLLNEVGERMKLNNAIELVFDETLVSELAAEGFDPVYGARPLKRAIQKRVEDTLSTDILEGKITSGDKITVSYEDGKTKAERS
- a CDS encoding ATP--guanido phosphotransferase; the protein is MSDNFDSKEQNTNSNKKDSDVVISTRVRLARNLENTPFPQRLDKAGKASVIEKIRAVFNPDKFSFIDFSKLSEIERLSYVESHLSSPDFAQAADGMLIEAKNADSASGVKLSVMVNEEDHMRIQAIVPGFDIASAYEAAGKADDMISEKLTIAFDEKLGYLTACPTNLGCAFRISAMLHLPSLTMSGKINSLIDAIDKTGCLIRGIYGEGSEAWGMLYQISNRSSAGRSESEIITWFENIARRIIESERRERTSLIKHTQAATEDRIYRALGTAKFARRISSAELSDIYSCIRMGREIGLDNMCSYAEADKLITNLMPAHLALADREAERPSVRDSIRADKLRDVLNQS
- a CDS encoding UvrB/UvrC motif-containing protein, giving the protein MKNIICDECGKNTANVYYKQTINGKTEERNLCSECAEKLGIKNAFNFKPAFASIFDNFFSDSFFGLPMFGTNKLSDQSTAHALKGPGAACPVCHSTISDITNSGRFGCGNCYSFFSEYLDTNSLTKGEHKGKRPLSFLRRGEKKAEVKQQPATSENKNAQKLSELKAKIKKAIADEDYESAAKLRDEIRSIENEGK
- a CDS encoding CtsR family transcriptional regulator, producing MILSEQIARLIEEMLNDSDGTLEIGRNELATRMGCVPSQINYVITSRFTPQKGYIVESRRGGGGFIRITRVHLDKAQYLMHVYSAVGDSIEYDEARAFILHLMQDEIITEREAALLLSVMSERAMDTLQKETRSSVRACVLRSVILRLAAM
- the trmB gene encoding tRNA (guanosine(46)-N7)-methyltransferase TrmB, translating into MRKKKHGEERIAACSDIMCVTPEENRGKWRQYLENKCGRPLPRGIELEIGCGKGAFIAATAAKNNNTGYVALELVRDVLILAMEKVMAEGTDNIVFSNCNAEFCEKFFAPGEISRIYLNFSDPWPKKKHAKRRLTAPAFLTAYRNMLSTGGEIRMKTDNAALFEFSLETLPQNGFDILFSTNDLHNSALAPDNIMTEYEKNFSEAGNKINMLIAKRSG
- a CDS encoding RluA family pseudouridine synthase, giving the protein MKTFKINNNDAGQRLDKFVQKSTSALPTSLLYKYIRQKRIKVNSKRAEISLKLCEGDIVDMYIPEEFFAPADDSYKSLKPHLDIVYEDENILIVNKPCGMSCHPDEEQTTATLIDFIKAYLFRSGAYVPDSEASFAPALCNRIDRNTCGIVICAKNSAALRELNRLIKERRVVKKYLALIHGKPKSNHMTLTHYLKKNASEKLVKVYTTPDSGGLIAITELFLLRYDKEKDISLLELILHTGRTHQLRAQLGFVGLPMVGDGKYGINREDARAGYDHQALCAYYLKLLPEQGDLLYYLGGREFTVVADDRFTM